From one Gossypium hirsutum isolate 1008001.06 chromosome D08, Gossypium_hirsutum_v2.1, whole genome shotgun sequence genomic stretch:
- the LOC107917878 gene encoding probable serine/threonine-protein kinase At1g01540 isoform X2, with the protein MNTSTQPELQVMLPDQWSTRANYLADIEHFPNFSHGVPDTWTSNRFSLRDVDVFTNGFAYANLIGNGDYGVVYRGVLLDGTTVAVKRLSTNSCQTEGFVTEAEVIGHVRHKNLVKLIGYCMEQGYRMLVYEYVNNSNLHQWLHGPLGQESPLTWTVRMNIIHGIAKGLAYLHEDIEPHIVHQNLKANNILLDHLWNPKISDAALSRLLGPNHTHGTTPSLVKLGYAAEGHGSTSRWDKKSDVYSFGILVMELVSGRMPVDHHHQPQIYLIDWLKSMIANKKIADVVDPKMPETPSVKELKRITLIAFRCVDPDLDHRPKMGEVIHMLEPRDLLLNDFLWYAGTAHQTRGIAKKSCRG; encoded by the exons ATGAACACGTCCACCCAGCCTGAGCTTCAGGTGATGTTGCCCGACCAGTGGTCTACTCGTGCCAATTATCTAGCTGATATAGAGCACTTTCCTAACTTCTCCCATGGAGTTCCCGACACCTGGACGAGTAATCGCTTCAGTTTGAGGGATGTTGACGTTTTCACAAATGGTTTCGCCTATGCTAATTTAATCGGAAATGGTGATTATGGTGTTGTCTACCGTGGGGTTCTTTTAGACGGTACAACAGTGGCAGTGAAGAGGCTATCCACTAACAG TTGCCAAACGGAGGGGTTCGTCACAGAGGCCGAGGTAATCGGGCATGTCCGACACAAGAATCTAGTCAAGCTGATAGGATACTGCATGGAACAAGGTTACAG GATGCTTGTATATGAATATGTTAATAACAGTAATCTCCATCAATGGCTTCATGGTCCTCTAGGACAAGAGAGTCCTCTTACCTGGACCGTTCGTATGAACATTATCCATGGGATAGCAAAAGG ATTGGCTTACCTGCATGAAGATATTGAACCACATATtgtccatcaaaacttaaaggcaaACAATATATTACTTGATCACCTATGGAATCCTAAGATCTCTGATGCTGCACTTTCTAGGCTGCTGGGTCCAAACCACACCCATGGAACCACTCCTTCATTGGTGAAGCTAGG TTATGCTGCTGAAGGACACGGTTCCACCAGCCGCTGGGATAAGAAGAGTGATGTGTATAGCTTTGGAATACTTGTGATGGAGCTTGTATCAGGGAGGATGCCTGTTGATCATCATCATCAACCCCAA ATTTACTTGATTGACTGGTTAAAGTCCATGATTGCAAACAAGAAAATTGCAGATGTAGTTGATCCTAAGATGCCAGAAACTCCCTCTGTAAAGGAACTCAAACGGATTACCTTGATCGCATTTCGATGCGTGGATCCGGATTTAGACCATAGGCCAAAAATGGGAGAAGTGATTCATATGCTTGAGCCACGTGACTTATTGCTAAATGAT TTTTTGTGGTATGCAGGAACGGCGCATCAGACGAGAGGCATCGCTAAGAAATCATGCAGAGGGTAG
- the LOC107908752 gene encoding glutaminyl-peptide cyclotransferase — protein MATFKQLYLRKVFALVSIILLVSVILVLGVSSATWNKVSSDHYSLQFYDFEIVNEFPHDSTAFTQGLLYAGNDTLFESTGLYRQSSVRKVAIRTGKVEILHKMADSYFGEGLTLLGERLFQVTWLTKIGFIYDRKNLQKLEQFTHEMEDGWGLATDGKILYGSDGTSTLYQIDSQTLKVTTKNVIKFNGQNVRYLNELEYINGEIWANVWQTDCIARISPNNGTILGWILLPSLREGLLAAGYNGIDVLNGIAWDSGNNRIFVTGKLWPKLYEIKLHPAKKHYNSEDIEKLCLA, from the exons ATGGCCACTTTCAAGCAACTGTATCTCAGAAAAGTCTTCGCTTTAGTATCCATTATTTTGCTTGTTTCTGTAATTCTTGTTTTGGGAGTTTCTTCAGCCACTTGGAATAAGGTATCCTCCGATCATTATTCCCTTCAGTTTTACGACTTTGAAATAGTCAATGAATTCCCTCACGACTCCACTGCCTTCACTCAG GGTCTTCTTTATGCTGGAAATGATACTTTATTTGAGTCAACTGGTCTTTACCGGCAA TCATCGGTTCGGAAAGTAGCTATTCGGACTGGAAAG GTTGAGATTCTTCACAAGATGGCTGATTCATATTTTGGAGAGGGTTTAACTCTTCTGGGTGAAAG GCTGTTCCAAGTAACTTGGTTGACGAAAATTGGTTTCATATATGACAGAAAAAATTTGCAGAAA TTAGAGCAATTTACACATGAGATGGAAGATGGGTGGGGACTGGCAACTGATGGCAAAATCTTATATGGAAGTGATGGGACTTCAACACTGTATCAGATCGATTCTCAAACATTAAAAG TTACAACAAAAAATGTCATCAAGTTTAATGGTCAAAATGTACGCTACCTGAATGAATTGGAATatataaatggtgaaatatggGCTAATGTTTGGCAG ACTGACTGCATTGCAAGAATCTCACCTAATAATGGTACAATACTTGGATGGATTCTTCTTCCAAGTTtaag AGAAGGACTATTAGCGGCCGGATATAAC GGTATTGATGTTCTAAATGGCATCGCTTGGGATAGCGGCAATAATCGCATTTTTG TTACCGGAAAACTCTGGCCAAAGCTTTATGAGATCAAGCTGCATCCAGCTAAGAAACACTATAACAGTGAAGACATTGAGAAGCTTTGCTTGGCGTGA
- the LOC107917872 gene encoding uncharacterized protein: MDNKACNKMQTVVSKAKKKQVKDELERIKQAEKKKRRLEKALATSAAIRSELEKKKQKKKEEQQRLDEEGAAIAEAVALHVLLGEDSDDSANIMLNKEEGFNCWGYGIYMDGGRAYLPHQLHPNCQGWVSNAYRTGDGDWSFSYGREVQAPFLENGRLGSGGLPVGLIAAQAISALQITEDAKVLH; encoded by the coding sequence ATGGATAACAAGGCATGTAACAAAATGCAAACAGTAGTGAGTAAAGCGAAAAAGAAGCAGGTGAAGGATGAGTTGGAACGTATTAAACAAGCTGAGAAGAAAAAGAGGCGGTTGGAGAAAGCCCTTGCTACATCCGCAGCCATCCGTTCTGAGCtagaaaaaaagaaacagaaaaagaaggaagaacagCAGAGGCTTGATGAGGAAGGTGCTGCAATTGCTGAGGCCGTCGCTTTGCACGTCCTACTTGGTGAAGACTCTGACGACTCCGCTAACATTATGCTAAACAAGGAAGAGGGGTTCAACTGCTGGGGTTATGGTAtatatatggatggaggaagggCCTATCTTCCCCATCAACTTCACCCAAACTGTCAAGGCTGGGTCTCAAATGCATATAGAACTGGGGACGGTGACTGGTCCTTCTCATATGGAAGGGAGGTGCAAGCACCATTTTTGGAGAATGGAAGGTTAGGAAGTGGCGGACTTCCAGTTGGTCTGATTGCAGCACAGGCTATTTCAGCACTCCAAATCACAGAGGATGCAAAGGTCCTCCACTGA
- the LOC107917857 gene encoding putative septum site-determining protein minD homolog, chloroplastic yields MLSLQLFSANPKPTLLDSPLNPLLYPKCLKPPKPYSKSKPAPISSVLQWNRKPELAGETPRVVVITSGKGGVGKTTTTANVGLSLARLGFSVVAIDADVGLRNLDLLLGLENRVNYTVVEVLNGDCRLDQALVRDKRWSNFELLCISKPRSKLPIGFGGKALVWLVDALKAREEGSPDFILIDCPAGIDAGFITAITPANEAVLVTTPDITSLRDADRVTGLLECDGIRDIKMIVNRVRTDMIKGEDMMSVLDVQEMLGLALLGVIPEDSEVIRSTNRGYPLVLNKPPTLAGLAFEQAAWRLVEQDSMKAVMVEEEPKKRGFFSFFGG; encoded by the coding sequence atGCTCTCCTTGCAGCTCTTCTCCGCAAATCCTAAGCCCACTCTCCTCGACTCTCCGCTCAACCCCCTTTTGTACCCCAAATGCCTAAAACCTCCAAAACCCTACTCCAAATCGAAGCCCGCCCCCATTTCTTCTGTCCTTCAATGGAATAGAAAGCCTGAGCTGGCCGGTGAGACCCCACGCGTCGTCGTTATAACATCCGGAAAAGGCGGGGTCGGAAAAACCACAACCACCGCCAATGTGGGTCTTTCCTTAGCCCGTCTGGGGTTCTCCGTAGTGGCCATCGACGCCGACGTTGGCCTACGTAACCTAGACCTCCTGTTAGGCCTGGAGAATCGCGTGAACTATACGGTCGTGGAGGTACTCAATGGCGATTGCCGACTGGACCAGGCATTGGTAAGAGATAAGCGGTGGTCGAACTTCGAATTGCTTTGCATTTCCAAGCCCAGATCGAAGCTCCCCATTGGATTCGGTGGGAAAGCGTTGGTTTGGTTAGTGGACGCACTGAAAGCGCGTGAGGAAGGGTCACCGGATTTCATACTAATAGATTGTCCGGCGGGGATTGACGCAGGGTTCATAACGGCAATAACGCCAGCAAACGAGGCGGTTTTGGTGACGACGCCGGACATAACGAGTTTAAGGGATGCGGATAGAGTGACAGGGCTGTTAGAATGTGATGGGATAAGGGATATAAAGATGATAGTAAACAGAGTGAGGACAGATATGATAAAGGGAGAAGATATGATGTCGGTTTTGGATGTGCAAGAAATGCTGGGGTTGGCATTGTTGGGGGTAATTCCTGAGGATTCCGAGGTTATCAGAAGCACCAACAGAGGGTACCCACTTGTTCTGAATAAGCCTCCCACGCTTGCTGGGTTGGCCTTCGAGCAAGCCGCTTGGAGGCTTGTTGAGCAGGATAGCATGAAGGCTGTTATGGTTGAGGAGGAGCCCAAAAAGCGTGGGTTTTTCTCATTTTTTGGAGGCTAA
- the LOC107917878 gene encoding probable serine/threonine-protein kinase At1g01540 isoform X1, with protein MSSEVSYLSEKLSNHTSFLGLPLWILILAFLSFFLLLSFSIVSCYVVCYRRTKSSRTPPFCLPNPIAPTNYRTAYCSSSLNRSLLPLSISEIEMNTSTQPELQVMLPDQWSTRANYLADIEHFPNFSHGVPDTWTSNRFSLRDVDVFTNGFAYANLIGNGDYGVVYRGVLLDGTTVAVKRLSTNSCQTEGFVTEAEVIGHVRHKNLVKLIGYCMEQGYRMLVYEYVNNSNLHQWLHGPLGQESPLTWTVRMNIIHGIAKGLAYLHEDIEPHIVHQNLKANNILLDHLWNPKISDAALSRLLGPNHTHGTTPSLVKLGYAAEGHGSTSRWDKKSDVYSFGILVMELVSGRMPVDHHHQPQIYLIDWLKSMIANKKIADVVDPKMPETPSVKELKRITLIAFRCVDPDLDHRPKMGEVIHMLEPRDLLLNDERRIRREASLRNHAEGSRVNVWKDNEDASHA; from the exons ATGTCATCAGAGGTTTCATATCTCAGTGAAAAGCTCTCCAACCATACCTCTTTTCTGGGTCTTCCATTATGGATCTTGATCCTTGCTTTCCTGTCTTTCTTCCTTCTTTTATCTTTCTCCATTGTCTCTTGTTATGTTGTATGCTATCGACGTACAAAATCCAGCAGAACCCCCCCCTTTTGCCTACCCAACCCCATTGCTCCCACCAATTATCGAACCGCTTACTGCTCTTCCTCGCTCAATAGGAGTCTCCTTCCGCTTAGCATTTCGGAGATAGAGATGAACACGTCCACCCAGCCTGAGCTTCAGGTGATGTTGCCCGACCAGTGGTCTACTCGTGCCAATTATCTAGCTGATATAGAGCACTTTCCTAACTTCTCCCATGGAGTTCCCGACACCTGGACGAGTAATCGCTTCAGTTTGAGGGATGTTGACGTTTTCACAAATGGTTTCGCCTATGCTAATTTAATCGGAAATGGTGATTATGGTGTTGTCTACCGTGGGGTTCTTTTAGACGGTACAACAGTGGCAGTGAAGAGGCTATCCACTAACAG TTGCCAAACGGAGGGGTTCGTCACAGAGGCCGAGGTAATCGGGCATGTCCGACACAAGAATCTAGTCAAGCTGATAGGATACTGCATGGAACAAGGTTACAG GATGCTTGTATATGAATATGTTAATAACAGTAATCTCCATCAATGGCTTCATGGTCCTCTAGGACAAGAGAGTCCTCTTACCTGGACCGTTCGTATGAACATTATCCATGGGATAGCAAAAGG ATTGGCTTACCTGCATGAAGATATTGAACCACATATtgtccatcaaaacttaaaggcaaACAATATATTACTTGATCACCTATGGAATCCTAAGATCTCTGATGCTGCACTTTCTAGGCTGCTGGGTCCAAACCACACCCATGGAACCACTCCTTCATTGGTGAAGCTAGG TTATGCTGCTGAAGGACACGGTTCCACCAGCCGCTGGGATAAGAAGAGTGATGTGTATAGCTTTGGAATACTTGTGATGGAGCTTGTATCAGGGAGGATGCCTGTTGATCATCATCATCAACCCCAA ATTTACTTGATTGACTGGTTAAAGTCCATGATTGCAAACAAGAAAATTGCAGATGTAGTTGATCCTAAGATGCCAGAAACTCCCTCTGTAAAGGAACTCAAACGGATTACCTTGATCGCATTTCGATGCGTGGATCCGGATTTAGACCATAGGCCAAAAATGGGAGAAGTGATTCATATGCTTGAGCCACGTGACTTATTGCTAAATGAT GAACGGCGCATCAGACGAGAGGCATCGCTAAGAAATCATGCAGAGGGTAGCCGGGTGAACGTCTGGAAAGACAACGAGGATGCTTCTCATGCGTAA